TCGGCGGCCGGCAGGCTCACGCGTCGGGGCATCGGTCGAGCACCTCCTTGGCGAGCTGGCGGTACGCCGCGGCACCGGGCGAGCTGGAGGCGTAGCTGGTGATCGGCTCGCCGGCGACGGTCGAGTCGGAGAACTTCACCGTGCGGCGGATCACGGTGTGGAAGACGGTGTCGCCCCAGGCCTCGACCAGGCGCTCCATGACCTCGCGGCCGTGCAGGGTGCGGCCGTCGTACATCGTGCCGAGGACGCCGTCGACGTGCAGCCGCGGGTTGAGCCGCTCGCGCACCTTGTCGATGGTGGTCTTGAGGAGGGCGACGCCGCGCAGGGCGAAGTACTCGCACTCCAGCGGCACGATGACGCCGTCGGAGGCCGTGAGCGCGTTGACGGTCAGCAGGCCCAGCGAGGGCTGGCAGTCGATGAGGATGACGTCGTACTGCTCCAGCGCCGGGGCGAGCACGCGGCTCAGGGTCTGCTCGCGGGCGACCTCGTGGACCAGCTGGACCTCGGCGGCCGAGAGGTCGATGTTGGAGGGCAGCAGGTCCATCCCGGGCACGCCGCTCGGGACCACGACCTCCTCGAGCGCGACGTCGCGCTGCATCAGCAGGTTGTAGATCGTCAGGTCCATCTGGTGGGGGTTGAGACCCAGGCCGACCGAGAGCGAGCCCTGCGGGTCGAAGTCGACCAGCAGCACCTTGCGTCCGAACTCCGCCAGCGAGGCGCCGAGGTTGATCGTGGTGGTGGTCTTGCCGACGCCACCCTTCTGGTTGCACATCGAGATCACGCGGGCCCGGGCCGTGGTGCTGCGCGGCCCCGGCTCGGGGATCTCGGGCATCGGGCGACCGGTGGGGCCGAGGACGACCTCGGGCACGTCGTCCGGCGCGACCTCGGGAGCCACGTCGACGAGCGTCTCGGGCTGGTCGCCGGGCTGCTCGACCGGCTGGGTGGGCCGGGCGCGGAACGGCAGCGTCTCGGCCAGCCGCTCGCCGTCCCGGGGCTCGGCCCGCGGCGGCTGGGGCGGACTCACGAGCGGGGGCATCTCGGACGCCGAGCTCCCCGAGGTCGGGCTCCCGTGACGCTGTCCGAAACCGTCCGTGCCGCTCATGTGGATCCCCTTCCAGGTGAGCCCACCCCACGGGGCCGGCTCACGTCGATGTCGACTTCCGCCAAGCCGCCGGGCGACTGTATGCACCCCTCCGAGGGGCCACAAGCCAGACCGACGTCGTCCACAACATTGTCGACTTGTGGCCTTCCGGTTGTGGGGAGCGCCGCGCCGTGGACCCACAACTGATGTCAGACCTGTGGACGCGCCTGTGGACGGCCGGGGCTCTCCGGGGGGTGGGTCGGCGGGTGGGTCGCAGGGTGGGTCGGCCGGTGGGGCCCCGGGGCGTCATGCGAGGTGGTCGCCCCGGCGCCCCGTCCGCACGACCTCCCGCGGGGCGTCGTACGAGGCGGTCGCCCCAGCAGCCAGCTCGCATGACGCCGAGCCGATCGCGGTTCGACGTGCCCGAGCCCGCGAGCCGTCCGTCGGTGTGGTCGGCCACGGGGAGCCCACGCGGCGATCGGGGCCACCGGAGCACCCACCGACCCACCAACGACCCACCACGTCCGACCCACCAGGCCGGACCGCCGGGCTATCCCTGCGCCCGGGGGTGCGAGGCGGCGTACACCTCGCGCAGGCTGTCGACGGTGACGAGCGTGTAGACCTGGGTGGTGGTCACCGAGGCGTGGCCGAGGAGCTCCTGGACGACGCGGACGTCGGCGCCGCCCTCGAGCAGGTGGGTCGCGAACGAGTGCCGCAGGGTGTGGGGCGAGACCTCGGCGCTCACGCCGGCGCGCTCGGCGGCGCGCACGATCACGGCCCAGGCGCTCTGCCGCGAGAGCCGGCCGCCGCGGGCGTTGAGGAACATCGCGCCGGCCTTCTCGGCGGGCGCGCCCCGGCCCCCGCTCGCCGTCGCGGCCAGCAGGTCCGGTCGGCCGCGGACCAGGTAGGCGCGCACCGCCTCGCGGGCGTAGCTGCCGACCGGCACCACCCGCTCCTTCGAGCCCTTGCCGCGCAGCAGCACCGTGTGCGCCGCGGGGTCGTCCGACTCCAGCTCGAGGTCGTCGACGTCGAGGCCGACGGCCTCGGAGATCCGGGCGCCGGTGCCGTAGAGCACCTCCAGCAGCGCCCGGTCGCGCAGCGCCAGCGCGGTCCCGGCCGATCCGGCCGCGTCCAGGATGCGCTCGACGTCGCCCAGCGAGATCGCCTTCGGCAGCCGCTTCGCCGGCGGCGGGGGTCGTACGCCGGCCGACGGGTCGCTCGTGGCCAGTCCGTCGGCGAGGGCGAACTTGTGGAAGCCGCGGACCGCCACCACCGTGCGCCCCGCCGAGCTCGCGCTCAGCGGCTGGTGGTCGCGGTCGCCCTCGCGCAGCGCCATGAGGAACCCGCTGATGGTCTGCTCGCTGACGGCGTCGAGCGAGCTGATGCCGAGCCGGTCGAGGTGGTCGAGGTAGCGTCGCAGGTCGCGGCGGTAGGAGCTGACCGAGTTGGGGGCCAGGCCGCGCTCGACGACCAGGTGGTCGAGGTAGGTGCGCACGGCCCGCACGACGGCGTTGGGCCCCGTGGCGACCGATCCCGCGAGGGCCCCGGGAACGACCTCAGCCACGCGTCGAACCCCTGCTCGTCCCGTCGCCGCGCACGTCGCCTCCTCGCTGGTGGGGCCGAGTCTAGGCCCGGCCCTCCCCCGCGTCGGTCAGCCCCGCGTCGTGCATCACGCGCAGCACGTTGCGGCTGGTGAGCGCGGCGAGGTCGGAGTCGCTCCAGCCGCGCTCGGCCAGCGCCTCCAGCAGCACCGGGTAGCCCGTGACGTCCTCCAGCCCGTCGGGCAGCATCCCGACGCCGTCGTAGTCGCCCCCCAGGCCCACGTGCTCGATCCCGGCGACCTCGCGGACGTGCTCGAGGTGGGCCACGACGTCGGCGACGCTCGCCCGCGGCGGCGGGTGCTCCTCGGCCCAGCGGGACTCGAGCGCCTCCTCCTCCGGGGAGTACGCCGCGTAGCCGTGCGGCGCCAGCGCCTCCTGCATCTCCGCGTCCCAGTCGCGGACGCCCTGGTTCACGAAGTGCGGCACGAAGGTGACCATGCACAGCCCGCCGTTGCCGGACAGCCGGCCCAGCACGTCGTCGGGCACGTTGCGCGGGTGGTCGGTCACCGCCCGGGCCGAGGAGTGGCTGAACACGACCGGCTGCGTGGTGGTGTCGAGGGCGTCGCGCATGGTGTCGGCCGAGGTGTGGCTGAGGTCGACCAGCACCCCGATCCGGTTCATCTCGGCGACCACCTCGCGACCGAGGTCCGACAGCCCGCCCAGCACCGGCTCGTCGGTCGCCGAGTCGGCCCACGGCACGTTGTCGTTGTGGGTCAGCGTCAGGTAGCGCACACCCAGCCGGTGCAGCATCCGCAGCGTCCCGAGCGACCCGCCGATCTGGTGGCCGCCCTCGGCGCCCATCAGGCTCGCCACCCGGCCCGACCGCCAGGCCCGCTCGACGTCCTCGACCGTGGTCGCGAGGGCCAGCGCGTCGGCGTACCGCCCGATCATGGTGTGCGCGGCGTCGACCTGCTCGAGCGTCGCCACCACGGCGGCGTCACCGGCCAGGGTCGCCGGCACGAACACCGACCAGAACTGGGCGCCGACGCCGCCCTGGCGCAGCCGCGGCAGGTCCGTGTGGGTGCCGATCCCGCGGCACGCCGCGGAGTCGGTCAGCTCGAGGCGGTCGAAGTCGTAGCCGACCAGCTCGCGGGCGGCCCACAGCAGGTCGTTGTGGCCGTCGAGGACGGGGTGGTCGCGCAGCAGGTCGGCCACACGGGCACGGGTGCTCATGGCCCCACCCCATCACGACGGCCCTGCCCCGCCCGCCGGGTGGTCGTCCCTCGGGGGTCGCCGGCCTCAGAGCCGCCCGCGGCGCCGCAGCGCGTCGTACGCCAGGACGGCGGCCGCCATCGGCGACTCGGCGATCCGGCCCTCGAGGACGGCGTCGATGAGCTCGTCGACGGGGACCCAGACGGTCTCCAGCTCCGCCTCCTCGCCGTGCAGCTCGAAGTCGCCGCGGTCGGCGTACGACAGGCCGGTGGCGAGGTAGATGTGGTGCAGCTCGGTGGTGATGCCGGCCGAGGGGTTGAGGGTGAGCAGGTGGCGCCAGCGCTCGGCCTGCAGCTCGACCTCCTCGCGCAGCTCGCGCTCGGCGGTGACCTGGGGGTCCTCGCCCTCGACGTCGCAGATGCCGGCCGGGAGCTCGGTGAAGACGCCGCCGGCGGCGTGGCGGTACTGCCGGATGCAGCAGGCCCGCTCCTGGTCGTCGACGGCCAGCACGAGCGCGGCCCCCGGGTGCTCGATCACCAGGCGGCGCAGCACCTCCTCGGGGTGACCGGGCCGCTGCACGCTGTCCTCGCGCAGGGCCACCACCCAGGCGTCGCGGTGGAGGTCACGGGACTCCACCACCGGCCACGACAGGAACTCGTCGTCGATGCCCTCGACGCGCGCCACCTAGGCCTCGACCGGCTGCGCCGGCGAGTCGGTCGCGTCGGGCACCCAGCGGCGACGCAGCGCGCTCTCGTCGATCGGGATGAGCAGCTCGCGCTGGCGCTGGATGGCCGCGCCGACGAGGCCGGCGAACAGCGGGTGCGGCCGCGTCGGACGCGACTTGAGCTCGGGGTGGGCCTGCGTCGAGACGTAGAACGGGTGCACCTCGGCGGGCAGCTCGACGAACTCCACCAGCGTGGCGTCCGGGGAGGTGCCGGAGAAGACCAGGCCGGCGTCCTCGAGCTGGTCGCGGTAGGAGTTGTTGACCTCGTAGCGGTGGCGGTGGCGCTCTTCGACGCGCGCCTCGCCGTACGCCGCCCGCACCACGCTGCCCTCGCGCAGGTCGGCCGGGTAGAGGCCCAGCCGCATGGTGCCGCCGAGGTCGCCGGCGCCGTCGACGAAGGCGTGCTGCTCGGCCATCGTGGCGATGACCGGCTCGCTGACCTGCGGGTCGAACTCGCTCGACGCGGCCCCGGTGAGGCCGGCGACGCTGCGGGCGTACTCGATGACCATGCACTGCAGGCCCAGGCAGAGCCCGAGCGTGGGCACCTTGTGGGTCCGGGCGTACGTCAGGGCGCCGAGCTTGCCCTCGATGCCGCGGATGCCGAAGCCGCCGGGCACGCAGATGGCGTCGAGCTCGGCGAGCGCCCGGGCGGCCCCCTCCGGGGTGGCGCACTCGTCGGAGGGGATCCACTCGATGGTGACCTTGGCCTCGTGGGCGAAGCCACCGGCGCGCAGCGCCTCGACGACCGAGAGGTAGGCGTCGGGCAGGTCGACGTACTTGCCGACCAGACCGATGGTCACCTCCTCGTTGGGGTGGTGGACCCGGCGCAGCAGGTCGTCCCACAGCGTCCAGTCGACGTCGCGGAAGGGCAGGTTGAGGCGGCGGACCAGGTAGGCGTCGAGGCCCTCGCGGTGCAGCACCTTGGGGATGTCGTAGATCGAGGGTGCGTCGGCCGCGGTCACCACGGCCTCCTCGTCGACGTCGCACATCAGCGAGATCTTGCGCTTGACCGACGCGGGGATCTCCCGGTCGGCCCGGCACACGATCGCGTCGGGCTGGATGCCGATGGAGCGCAGCGCGGCCACGGAGTGCTGGGTCGGCTTGGTCTTGAGCTCGCCCGAGGGCCCGATCCACGGGACCAGCGAGACGTGCAGGAAGAAGACGTTGTCGCGGCCGATCTCGTGGCGCACCTGGCGCGCGGCCTCGAGGAAGGGCAGCGACTCGATGTCGCCCACGGTGCCGCCGACCTCGGTGATGACGACGTCGATGTCGTCGCCGCCCATGGCCAGGACGCGGTCCTTGATCTCGTTGGTGATGTGCGGGATCACCTGCACGGTGTCGCCGAGGTAGTCGCCGCGGCGCTCCTTGGCGATGACCGAGCTGTAGACCTGACCGGTCGTCACGTTGGCGATCTGGTTGAGGTCGGTGTCGAGGAAGCGCTCGTAGTGACCGATGTCGAGGTCGGTCTCCGCGCCGTCGTTGGTGACGAAGACCTCACCGTGCTGGAACGGGTTCATCGTGCCCGGGTCCACGTTGAGGTACGGGTCGAGCTTCTGCATCGTGACCGACATCCCCCGCGACCGGAGCAGACGTCCCAGGCTGGAGGCGGTCAGGCCCTTGCCGAGGGACGACGCGACGCCGCCGGTGACGAAGACGTGCTTGGTCTGCTGCCTGGCTACCAAGAGGGCTCCCCGTGGGCTCGAAGTGTGCGACTGTCCACGGGGTTCGACCCTATCAAGGCCGGGACGGGTTCGTGGCCATCGGCTCGCACCGAGACCCGCTCGGGCGCACCGGGCCCGTCCGGACCCGCTCGGACCCGCTCAGCCCCGGGAGGCCTGCGCGACGTCGAGCAGCTCCTGCGCGTGGGCCATCGCGGTGTCCGAGGACTCCAGGCCGGCGAGCATCCGCGACAGCTCGCGCACCCGGCTGGAGTCGTCGAGCACCTCGAGGCCGGAGGTCGTGACGCTGCCGTCGCTGCTCTTGCGGACCACGACGTGGCGGTCTGCGAACGCCGCGACCTGCGGCAGGTGGGTCACCACCAGCACCTGGGAGCGCCGGGCCAGCGCGGCCAGCCGGCGGCCGATCTCCACGGCCGCCTTGCCGCCCACGCCCGCGTCCACCTCGTCGAAGACGAAGGTCGGCACCGGGCGGGTGTCGGCGAGCGAGACCTCGATGGCGAGCATCACGCGGGAGAGCTCGCCGCCCGAGGCGCCACGGGTGAGCGGCCGGGGCTCCGACCCGGTGTTGGCGGCGAGCAGCAGCTCGACGTCGTCGACGCCGGCGGGGCCGAAGCGCCACCCGGTGCCGTCGAGGACGAGGCCGCGCTCGTCGGGGGTCCGGTCGAGGGCGACCTCGAAGCGCGCGTGCGGCATCGACAGGGCGTCCAGCTCGGCGGTGACGGAGGCGGCCAGGCGGGTCGCGGCGTCGCGCCGCAGCGCGCTCAGACCCGCTGCCTCCTCGGCCAACCGGGTCCGCAGGTCGGCCCGCTCGGCACGCAGCTCCTCGACCCGGTCGTCGGAGCCGTCGAGGAGCAGCAGCCGCTGCGAGGCCTCGGCCGCCCAGGCGAGGACCTCCTCGGCGGTCTCGCCGTACTTGCGGGTCAGCGAGGACAGCGCGGCCCGGCGCTCCGAGACCGCGGCCAGCCGGGCCGGGTCGGTCTCGACCGCGCTGGAGTAGCCCGCGACGTCGGCAGCGACGTCGGCGAGCAGGTAGCTGACCTCGGCGACCCGGTCGGCCAGCGCGGCGGCGTCCGGGTCGAGCTCGCGCACGCTCTCCAGCGCCCGTCGGGCCGCGCTGACGGTGCCGAGCGCGTCGGGGGCGTCCTGGTCGGAGGAGAGCGCCTCGCGCGCGGTCTCCGCGGCGGCCTGCAGGGTGTCGGCGAAGCCGAGCCGGGTCTCGTCGGCGGCCAGGGTGACCTCCTCCCCCGGCGCCGGACCCACGGCCTCGATCTCGTCGAGTCCCAGGCGCAGCACGTCGGCCTCGCGAGCACGCTCCCGGGCCGAGCCGAGCACCTCGCGCAGCTCGGCCTCCACGGCCAGCAGCCGGGCGTGGTGCTCGCGGTAGGGCGCGAGCAGCGCGTCCAGCGGCGCGCCGGCGTAGTCGTCGAGCGCGTCGCGCTGCGCCTCGGGCCGCAGCAGCCGGTGCTGGTCGGACTGGCCGTGCACGGCGACCAGCAGCGACCCCACGCGCCCCAGCGCCGAGGCCGGCACCGAGACCCCGCCCAGGAAGGCGCGCGAACGGCCCTCGGCGGAGACCTGGCGGGCCAGCAGCACCGTGCCGTCCTCGACCTCGCCGCCGTGCTCGTCGGTCACGGCGGCCACCTCGGGTCCCGCCCGCACGACTCCCTCGACCCGGGCGGCGCGCGAGCCGGTGCGGACCGAGCCGCTGTCGGCGCGGCCGCCCAGCAGCAGCCCGAGGGCCGTCACCAGCATGGTCTTGCCGGCGCCGGTCTCACCGGTGATGACGCTCAGGCCGGGGCCGAGCTCGAGCACCGACTCGTCGATGACGCCGAGCGAGCTGATCCGGATCTCCTCGATCACGGCCGGTCGCCGTCGCTCGCCCGGACAGCAGCACCGGCGGCGCCCGAGGCGGACCCGGCGGTTGCGTCGGCCGCGTCGTGCGCCGCAGCGACGTCGGCGACGTCGGCGTCGTGCTGGCGGCGCCTGCGCTCGGCGGCGCCTCGCCAGCCCTCGACGGGCAGGCCGAACTTGGCCACGAGACGATCGGTGAAGGGCGCCTCGTGGAGCCGGGCCAGGCGCACCGGCGAGGCGCCGCGGCGCACCTCGATGCGGGCACCCGGGGGCAGGTCGACCGTGCGGCGGCCGTCGCACCACAGCACGCCCGCACCCGCCGTCTGGGCCAGCACCTCGACGGCCAGGACCGAGGAGGGCGCGACCACCACCGGACGCGAGAACAGCGCGTGCGCACTGATCGGCACCATGAGCAGGGCCTCGACCTCGGGCCACACCACGGGACCCCCCGCGCTGAAGTTGTACGCCGTGGAGCCGGTCGGCGTCGCGCACACGATCCCGTCGCAGCCGAACCGGCTGAGCGGCCGGCCGTCGACCTCCACCACGACCTCGAGCATCCGCGATCGGGCGGCCTTCTCGACGCTGGCCTCGTTGAGGGCCCAGGTGGAGGCGATGAGCTCCTTGTCGCGGTAGACCGAGACGTCGAGCGTCATCCGCTCGTCGCTGGTGTAGCGGCGCTCCACGACCCGCTCGATCATGGACTCCACCTCCTCGCTCTCCGCCTCGGCGAGGAAGCCCACGTGTCCGAGGTTGACGCCCAGCAAGGGCGTCGCGGTCCCGTGGGTCAGC
This genomic interval from Nocardioides scoriae contains the following:
- a CDS encoding ParA family protein; translated protein: MSPPQPPRAEPRDGERLAETLPFRARPTQPVEQPGDQPETLVDVAPEVAPDDVPEVVLGPTGRPMPEIPEPGPRSTTARARVISMCNQKGGVGKTTTTINLGASLAEFGRKVLLVDFDPQGSLSVGLGLNPHQMDLTIYNLLMQRDVALEEVVVPSGVPGMDLLPSNIDLSAAEVQLVHEVAREQTLSRVLAPALEQYDVILIDCQPSLGLLTVNALTASDGVIVPLECEYFALRGVALLKTTIDKVRERLNPRLHVDGVLGTMYDGRTLHGREVMERLVEAWGDTVFHTVIRRTVKFSDSTVAGEPITSYASSSPGAAAYRQLAKEVLDRCPDA
- a CDS encoding site-specific tyrosine recombinase XerD, which produces MRTYLDHLVVERGLAPNSVSSYRRDLRRYLDHLDRLGISSLDAVSEQTISGFLMALREGDRDHQPLSASSAGRTVVAVRGFHKFALADGLATSDPSAGVRPPPPAKRLPKAISLGDVERILDAAGSAGTALALRDRALLEVLYGTGARISEAVGLDVDDLELESDDPAAHTVLLRGKGSKERVVPVGSYAREAVRAYLVRGRPDLLAATASGGRGAPAEKAGAMFLNARGGRLSRQSAWAVIVRAAERAGVSAEVSPHTLRHSFATHLLEGGADVRVVQELLGHASVTTTQVYTLVTVDSLREVYAASHPRAQG
- a CDS encoding dipeptidase — translated: MSTRARVADLLRDHPVLDGHNDLLWAARELVGYDFDRLELTDSAACRGIGTHTDLPRLRQGGVGAQFWSVFVPATLAGDAAVVATLEQVDAAHTMIGRYADALALATTVEDVERAWRSGRVASLMGAEGGHQIGGSLGTLRMLHRLGVRYLTLTHNDNVPWADSATDEPVLGGLSDLGREVVAEMNRIGVLVDLSHTSADTMRDALDTTTQPVVFSHSSARAVTDHPRNVPDDVLGRLSGNGGLCMVTFVPHFVNQGVRDWDAEMQEALAPHGYAAYSPEEEALESRWAEEHPPPRASVADVVAHLEHVREVAGIEHVGLGGDYDGVGMLPDGLEDVTGYPVLLEALAERGWSDSDLAALTSRNVLRVMHDAGLTDAGEGRA
- a CDS encoding NUDIX domain-containing protein, whose protein sequence is MARVEGIDDEFLSWPVVESRDLHRDAWVVALREDSVQRPGHPEEVLRRLVIEHPGAALVLAVDDQERACCIRQYRHAAGGVFTELPAGICDVEGEDPQVTAERELREEVELQAERWRHLLTLNPSAGITTELHHIYLATGLSYADRGDFELHGEEAELETVWVPVDELIDAVLEGRIAESPMAAAVLAYDALRRRGRL
- a CDS encoding CTP synthase, which gives rise to MVARQQTKHVFVTGGVASSLGKGLTASSLGRLLRSRGMSVTMQKLDPYLNVDPGTMNPFQHGEVFVTNDGAETDLDIGHYERFLDTDLNQIANVTTGQVYSSVIAKERRGDYLGDTVQVIPHITNEIKDRVLAMGGDDIDVVITEVGGTVGDIESLPFLEAARQVRHEIGRDNVFFLHVSLVPWIGPSGELKTKPTQHSVAALRSIGIQPDAIVCRADREIPASVKRKISLMCDVDEEAVVTAADAPSIYDIPKVLHREGLDAYLVRRLNLPFRDVDWTLWDDLLRRVHHPNEEVTIGLVGKYVDLPDAYLSVVEALRAGGFAHEAKVTIEWIPSDECATPEGAARALAELDAICVPGGFGIRGIEGKLGALTYARTHKVPTLGLCLGLQCMVIEYARSVAGLTGAASSEFDPQVSEPVIATMAEQHAFVDGAGDLGGTMRLGLYPADLREGSVVRAAYGEARVEERHRHRYEVNNSYRDQLEDAGLVFSGTSPDATLVEFVELPAEVHPFYVSTQAHPELKSRPTRPHPLFAGLVGAAIQRQRELLIPIDESALRRRWVPDATDSPAQPVEA
- the recN gene encoding DNA repair protein RecN, encoding MIEEIRISSLGVIDESVLELGPGLSVITGETGAGKTMLVTALGLLLGGRADSGSVRTGSRAARVEGVVRAGPEVAAVTDEHGGEVEDGTVLLARQVSAEGRSRAFLGGVSVPASALGRVGSLLVAVHGQSDQHRLLRPEAQRDALDDYAGAPLDALLAPYREHHARLLAVEAELREVLGSARERAREADVLRLGLDEIEAVGPAPGEEVTLAADETRLGFADTLQAAAETAREALSSDQDAPDALGTVSAARRALESVRELDPDAAALADRVAEVSYLLADVAADVAGYSSAVETDPARLAAVSERRAALSSLTRKYGETAEEVLAWAAEASQRLLLLDGSDDRVEELRAERADLRTRLAEEAAGLSALRRDAATRLAASVTAELDALSMPHARFEVALDRTPDERGLVLDGTGWRFGPAGVDDVELLLAANTGSEPRPLTRGASGGELSRVMLAIEVSLADTRPVPTFVFDEVDAGVGGKAAVEIGRRLAALARRSQVLVVTHLPQVAAFADRHVVVRKSSDGSVTTSGLEVLDDSSRVRELSRMLAGLESSDTAMAHAQELLDVAQASRG
- a CDS encoding NAD kinase → MTLPEPDHHRGPALGGPRRILLLSHTGREEARAVTRAVVSSLLGHGLVVRMLEDEAKEAELPADVAVETVTLDEVRAEECELALVIGGDGTILRACELTHGTATPLLGVNLGHVGFLAEAESEEVESMIERVVERRYTSDERMTLDVSVYRDKELIASTWALNEASVEKAARSRMLEVVVEVDGRPLSRFGCDGIVCATPTGSTAYNFSAGGPVVWPEVEALLMVPISAHALFSRPVVVAPSSVLAVEVLAQTAGAGVLWCDGRRTVDLPPGARIEVRRGASPVRLARLHEAPFTDRLVAKFGLPVEGWRGAAERRRRQHDADVADVAAAHDAADATAGSASGAAGAAVRASDGDRP